A genomic stretch from Marinimicrobium sp. C6131 includes:
- a CDS encoding gluconokinase, protein MATLLIMMGVSGAGKSTMASALSEHFGFTYLDADDFHSETAKAHMAAGKPLTDEMRAPWIARMCEYFRERADTDTTFVLAFSGLKRSHREPFRHCGLDTHFLFLDGDAATIADRISARQGHFMPPELLDSQFEALERPDLQKEPDVTPLNIHPPVPGVMEQAIDYIESLKARSD, encoded by the coding sequence TTGGCAACTCTGCTGATCATGATGGGCGTCTCCGGGGCAGGCAAGTCGACGATGGCCTCAGCACTGTCGGAACACTTCGGTTTTACTTACCTGGATGCGGACGACTTCCACAGTGAGACGGCCAAAGCGCACATGGCGGCAGGCAAACCCCTGACCGATGAGATGCGTGCCCCCTGGATCGCGCGCATGTGCGAGTATTTTCGTGAGCGTGCCGACACCGATACGACCTTCGTACTGGCGTTCTCCGGACTGAAACGCAGTCATCGTGAGCCCTTCCGCCACTGCGGCCTCGATACCCACTTCCTGTTCCTGGACGGCGACGCGGCCACCATCGCCGACCGGATCAGCGCCCGTCAGGGGCATTTCATGCCCCCGGAGCTACTGGACAGTCAGTTCGAAGCGCTGGAACGCCCGGACCTCCAGAAAGAACCCGACGTCACCCCACTGAACATTCACCCACCGGTACCCGGCGTAATGGAACAGGCCATTGATTACATAGAATCCCTCAAGGCCCGCTCTGACTAA